From Tachyglossus aculeatus isolate mTacAcu1 chromosome 12 unlocalized genomic scaffold, mTacAcu1.pri SUPER_6_unloc_1, whole genome shotgun sequence, the proteins below share one genomic window:
- the PRPF18 gene encoding pre-mRNA-splicing factor 18 isoform X3, translating into MDVLRAEIVRKRQLLLDKNLLPESKKYFKRSELARKEEEAYFERCGYKPVNEKPTEEVLPKEEEQKPLTSSNPVLELELAEEKLPMTLSRQEVIRRLRERGEPVRLFGETDYDAFQRLRKIEILTPEVNKGLRNDLKAALDKIDQQYLNEIVGGQEPGEEDSQNDLKVHEENTTIEELEALGESLGKGDDHKDMDIITKFLKFLLGVWAKDLNAREDYVKRSVQGKLNSATQKQTESYLRPLFRKLRKRTLPADIKESITDIIKFMLQREYVKANDAYLQMAIGNAPWPIGVTMVGIHARTGREKIFSKHVAHVLNDETQRKYIQHSCSSHLIP; encoded by the exons ATGGACGTCCTCAGGGCCGAGATCGTGAGGAAACGGCAGCTCCTGCTCGACAAGAACCTGCTCCCG gAAAGTAAAAAATATTTCAAACGCAGTGAGTTAgccagaaaggaagaggaggcatATTTTGAAAGATGCGGCTACAAG CCTGTAAATGAGAAGCCAACTGAAGAG GTGCTGCCAAAAGAAGAAGAACAAAAGCCATTAACATCATCCAATCCAGTATTAGAACTCGAACTGGCAGAAGAAAAATTACCCATGACTCTTTCTAGACAGGAG GTGATTAGAAGgttgagagaaagaggagaacctGTCAGATTGTTCGGAGAAACCGATTACGATGCATTTCAGCGCTTGAGGAAGATAGAAATTCTGACACCGGAGGTTAACAAG gGTTTGAGGAATGATTTAAAGGCAGCTTTGGATAAGATTGACCAACAGTACCTCAATGAAATTGTGGGTGGTCAGGAGCCAGGGGAGGAAGACTCACAGAATGACTTGAAAGTCCATGAGGAAAACACCACCATTGAAGAGTTAGAG GCACTAGGAGAGTCTTTAGGAAAAGGTGATGATCATAAAGACATGGACATCATAACAAAATTCCTCAAG tttcttcTCGGAGTTTGGGCCAAGGATTTGAATGCCAGAGAAGATTATGTAAAACGGAGTGTGCAGGGCAAACTAAACAGTGCCACCCAAAAGCAGACTGAATCTTATCTGAGACCACTCTTCAGAAAACTACGGAAAAGG ACTCTTCCTGCAGACATCAAAGAATCAATAACAGACATCATTAAATTCATGTTACAAAGGGAATATGTGAAG GCTAACGATGCCTATCTTCAGATGGCCATTGGAAATGCTCCCTGGCCCATAGGGGTCACCATGGTTGGTATCCATGCTAGAACTGGCCGGGAAAAGATTTTTTCCAAGCACGTCGCCCATGTTCTCAATGATGAGACGCAACGGAAATATATTCAG CACAGCTGTTCAAGCCATCTCATCCCATAA
- the PRPF18 gene encoding pre-mRNA-splicing factor 18 isoform X1 → MDVLRAEIVRKRQLLLDKNLLPESKKYFKRSELARKEEEAYFERCGYKPVNEKPTEEVLPKEEEQKPLTSSNPVLELELAEEKLPMTLSRQEVIRRLRERGEPVRLFGETDYDAFQRLRKIEILTPEVNKGLRNDLKAALDKIDQQYLNEIVGGQEPGEEDSQNDLKVHEENTTIEELEALGESLGKGDDHKDMDIITKFLKFLLGVWAKDLNAREDYVKRSVQGKLNSATQKQTESYLRPLFRKLRKRTLPADIKESITDIIKFMLQREYVKANDAYLQMAIGNAPWPIGVTMVGIHARTGREKIFSKHVAHVLNDETQRKYIQGLKRLMTICQKHFSTDPSKCVEYNAL, encoded by the exons ATGGACGTCCTCAGGGCCGAGATCGTGAGGAAACGGCAGCTCCTGCTCGACAAGAACCTGCTCCCG gAAAGTAAAAAATATTTCAAACGCAGTGAGTTAgccagaaaggaagaggaggcatATTTTGAAAGATGCGGCTACAAG CCTGTAAATGAGAAGCCAACTGAAGAG GTGCTGCCAAAAGAAGAAGAACAAAAGCCATTAACATCATCCAATCCAGTATTAGAACTCGAACTGGCAGAAGAAAAATTACCCATGACTCTTTCTAGACAGGAG GTGATTAGAAGgttgagagaaagaggagaacctGTCAGATTGTTCGGAGAAACCGATTACGATGCATTTCAGCGCTTGAGGAAGATAGAAATTCTGACACCGGAGGTTAACAAG gGTTTGAGGAATGATTTAAAGGCAGCTTTGGATAAGATTGACCAACAGTACCTCAATGAAATTGTGGGTGGTCAGGAGCCAGGGGAGGAAGACTCACAGAATGACTTGAAAGTCCATGAGGAAAACACCACCATTGAAGAGTTAGAG GCACTAGGAGAGTCTTTAGGAAAAGGTGATGATCATAAAGACATGGACATCATAACAAAATTCCTCAAG tttcttcTCGGAGTTTGGGCCAAGGATTTGAATGCCAGAGAAGATTATGTAAAACGGAGTGTGCAGGGCAAACTAAACAGTGCCACCCAAAAGCAGACTGAATCTTATCTGAGACCACTCTTCAGAAAACTACGGAAAAGG ACTCTTCCTGCAGACATCAAAGAATCAATAACAGACATCATTAAATTCATGTTACAAAGGGAATATGTGAAG GCTAACGATGCCTATCTTCAGATGGCCATTGGAAATGCTCCCTGGCCCATAGGGGTCACCATGGTTGGTATCCATGCTAGAACTGGCCGGGAAAAGATTTTTTCCAAGCACGTCGCCCATGTTCTCAATGATGAGACGCAACGGAAATATATTCAG GGGTTGAAGAGGTTAATGACCATTTGCCAGAAACACTTTTCAACTGACCCATCAAAATGTGTGGAATACAATGCACTATGA
- the PRPF18 gene encoding pre-mRNA-splicing factor 18 isoform X2, protein MDVLRAEIVRKRQLLLDKNLLPESKKYFKRSELARKEEEAYFERCGYKVLPKEEEQKPLTSSNPVLELELAEEKLPMTLSRQEVIRRLRERGEPVRLFGETDYDAFQRLRKIEILTPEVNKGLRNDLKAALDKIDQQYLNEIVGGQEPGEEDSQNDLKVHEENTTIEELEALGESLGKGDDHKDMDIITKFLKFLLGVWAKDLNAREDYVKRSVQGKLNSATQKQTESYLRPLFRKLRKRTLPADIKESITDIIKFMLQREYVKANDAYLQMAIGNAPWPIGVTMVGIHARTGREKIFSKHVAHVLNDETQRKYIQGLKRLMTICQKHFSTDPSKCVEYNAL, encoded by the exons ATGGACGTCCTCAGGGCCGAGATCGTGAGGAAACGGCAGCTCCTGCTCGACAAGAACCTGCTCCCG gAAAGTAAAAAATATTTCAAACGCAGTGAGTTAgccagaaaggaagaggaggcatATTTTGAAAGATGCGGCTACAAG GTGCTGCCAAAAGAAGAAGAACAAAAGCCATTAACATCATCCAATCCAGTATTAGAACTCGAACTGGCAGAAGAAAAATTACCCATGACTCTTTCTAGACAGGAG GTGATTAGAAGgttgagagaaagaggagaacctGTCAGATTGTTCGGAGAAACCGATTACGATGCATTTCAGCGCTTGAGGAAGATAGAAATTCTGACACCGGAGGTTAACAAG gGTTTGAGGAATGATTTAAAGGCAGCTTTGGATAAGATTGACCAACAGTACCTCAATGAAATTGTGGGTGGTCAGGAGCCAGGGGAGGAAGACTCACAGAATGACTTGAAAGTCCATGAGGAAAACACCACCATTGAAGAGTTAGAG GCACTAGGAGAGTCTTTAGGAAAAGGTGATGATCATAAAGACATGGACATCATAACAAAATTCCTCAAG tttcttcTCGGAGTTTGGGCCAAGGATTTGAATGCCAGAGAAGATTATGTAAAACGGAGTGTGCAGGGCAAACTAAACAGTGCCACCCAAAAGCAGACTGAATCTTATCTGAGACCACTCTTCAGAAAACTACGGAAAAGG ACTCTTCCTGCAGACATCAAAGAATCAATAACAGACATCATTAAATTCATGTTACAAAGGGAATATGTGAAG GCTAACGATGCCTATCTTCAGATGGCCATTGGAAATGCTCCCTGGCCCATAGGGGTCACCATGGTTGGTATCCATGCTAGAACTGGCCGGGAAAAGATTTTTTCCAAGCACGTCGCCCATGTTCTCAATGATGAGACGCAACGGAAATATATTCAG GGGTTGAAGAGGTTAATGACCATTTGCCAGAAACACTTTTCAACTGACCCATCAAAATGTGTGGAATACAATGCACTATGA